The following are encoded together in the Bos javanicus breed banteng chromosome X, ARS-OSU_banteng_1.0, whole genome shotgun sequence genome:
- the CUL4B gene encoding cullin-4B isoform X3, with product MKSVCPVTSGFSSPNPSAAAAAQEVRSATDGNTSTTPPTSAKKRKLNSSSSSSGSNSSNEREDFDSTSSSSSTPPLQPRDSASPSTSSFSCLGVPVTAPSHVPIQKKLRFEENLEFVGFDAKMAEESSSSSSSSPTAATSQQQQLKNKSILISTVASVHHANGLAKSSTTVSSFANSKPGSAKKLVIKNFKDKPKLPENYTDETWQKLKEAVEAIQNSTSIKYNLEELYQAVENLCSYKISANLYKQLRQICEDHIKAQIHQFREDSLDSVLFLKKIDRCWQNHCRQMIMIRSIFLFLDRTYVLQNSMLPSIWDMGLELFRAHIISDQKVQNKTIDGILLLIERERNGEAIDRSLLRSLLSMLSDLQIYQDSFEQRFLEETNRLYAAEGQKLMQEREVPEYLHHVNKRLEEEADRLITYLDQTTQKSLIATVEKQLLGEHLTAILQKGLNNLLDENRIQDLSLLYQLFSRVRGGVQVLLQQWIEYIKAFGSTIVINPEKDKTMVQELLDFKDKVDHIIDICFLKNEKFINAMKEAFETFINKRPNKPAELIAKYVDSKLRAGNKEATDEELEKMLDKIMIIFRFIYGKDVFEAFYKKDLAKRLLVGKSASVDAEKSMLSKLKHECGAAFTSKLEGMFKDMELSKDIMIQFKQVKYMQNQNVPGNIELTVNILTMGYWPTYVPMEVHLPPEMVKLQEIFKTFYLGKHSGRKLQWQSTLGHCVLKAEFKEGKKELQVSLFQTLVLLMFNEGEEFSLEEIKQATGIEDGELRRTLQSLACGKARVLAKNPKGKDIEDGDKFICNDDFKHKLFRIKINQIQMKETVEEQASTTERVFQDRQYQIDAAIVRIMKMRKTLSHNLLVSEVYNQLKFPVKPADLKKRIESLIDRDYMERDKENPNQYNYIA from the exons ATGAAAAGTGTCTGCCCAGTCACTTCCG GTTtttcttcccccaatccctcagctgctgctgctgctcaagAGGTCAGATCAGCCACTGATGGTAATACCAGCACCACTCCGCCCACCTCTGCCAAGAAGAGAAagttaaacagcagcagcagcagtagcggcAGTAACAGTAGTAACGAGAGAGAAGACTTTGATTccacctcttcctcctcttccactcctcctttacaacccagggattcGGCATCCCCTTCAACCTCGTCCTTCTCGTGCCTGGGGGTCCCAGTGACTGCTCCCAGCCACGTACCGATACAGAAGAAGCTACGTTTTGAAGAAAACCTGGAGTTTGTAGGGTTTGATGCGAAGATGGCTGAGGAATCCTCGTCCTCGTCCTCATCTTCACCAACTGCTGCAACAtctcagcagcagcaacttaaaaATAAGAGTATATTAATCTCTACTGTGGCTTCGGTGCATCACGCAAATGGCCTGGCCAAATCTTCCACCACCGTCTCTAGCTTTGCTAACAGCAAGCCTGGCTCTGCTAAGAAGTTAGTGATCAAGAACTTTAAAG ATAAGCCTAAATTACCAGAGAACTACACAGATGAAACATGGCAGAAGCTGAAAGAAGCAGTGGAAGCTATCCAGAATAGTACTTCGATTAAGTACAATTTAGAAGAACTCTATCAG GCTGTGGAAAATCTCTGTTCTTACAAGATTTCTGCGAACTTGTACAAACAGCTGAGACAGATTTGTGAAGATCACATCAAAGCACAGATTCATCAGTTCAGAGaa GACTCTTTGGATAGTGTTCTTTTTCTCAAGAAGATTGATAGATGTTGGCAGAACCATTGTAGACAGATG ATCATGATCAGGAGCATTTTTTTGTTTCTGGATAGGACTTATGTTCTTCAGAATTCAATGCTACCATCCATTTG ggaCATGGGACTGGAGTTATTTAGGGCTCATATTATAAGTGATCAGAAAGTCCAGAATAAGACAATTGATGGCATTCTTCTTTTGATTGAGAGGGAGAGGAATGGTGAAGCAATCGATAGAAGTTTACTCCGAAGCCTTCTAAGCATGCTCTCTGATTTGCAA ATTTATCAGGATTCTTTTGAACAACGATTTTTGGAAGAAACTAACCGACTGTACGCAGCTGAAGGCCAAAAATTAATGCAGGAAAGAGAG GTTCCTGAATACCTTCACCATGTTAATAAACGTCTAGAAGAAGAAGCAGACAGACTTATTACTTACTTAGATCAGACCACCCA gaAGTCATTAATTGCTACTGTGGAAAAACAACTTCTAGGAGAACACTTAACAGCGATTCTTCAGAAAG GTTTAAATAACCTCCTTGATGAAAACCGAATTCAAGATTTATCTCTCCTGTATCAGCTCTTCAGTAGAGTTCGAGGTGGCGTTCAGGTTCTCTTACAACAATGGATTGAATACATTAAG gcaTTTGGTAGCACTATTGTAATTAATCCTGAAAAGGATAAAACCATGGTTCAAGAATTGCTGGATTTTAAAGATAAGGTTGACCATATAATTGATATCTGTTTCCTGAAGAATGAAAAATTTATCAATGCTATGAAAGAAGCATTTGAAACATTCATTAACAAAAGACCAAACAAGCCTGCTGAACTTATAG CGAAGTATGTGGATTCAAAGCTTCGTGCAGGCAACAAAGAAGCTACTGATGAAGAACTTGAAAAAATGTTGGATAAGATTATGATTATATTTAGATTTATATATG GTAAGGATGTTTTTGAGGCCTTCTATAAGAAAGATTTAGCCAAGCGCCTTTTAGTTGGGAAAAGTGCATCTGTAGATGCTGAAAAATCAATGCTGTCCAAACTTAAACATG AATGTGGAGCTGCTTTCACCAGCAAACTTGAAGGAATGTTTAAAGACATGGAACTTTCTAAAGACATCATGATTCAGTTCAAACAGGTAAAA TATATGCAGAACCAGAATGTACCTGGGAATATTGAATTAACTGTGAATATCCTGACAATGGGTTACTGGCCAACATATGTGCCTATGGAAGTTCATTTACCACCAGAG ATGGTAAAACTTCAGGAGATTTTCAAGACATTTTACCTTGGCAAACATAGTGGCAGGAAACTTCAATGGCAATCAACTCTAGGGCACTGCGTACTAAAGGCAGAGTTTAAAGAG GGTAAAAAAGAACTCCAGGTCTCTCTTTTTCAAACACTGGTGCTGCTAATGTTTAATGAGGGAGAGGAGTTCAGTTTAGAAGAGATCAAGCAGGCTACTGGAATAG AGGATGGAGAGTTAAGGAGAACATTGCAGTCATTGGCTTGTGGCAAAGCCAGAGTTCTGGCGAAAAATCCAAAGGGTAAAGATATCGAAGATGGTGACAAGTTCATTTGTAATGATGATTTCAAGCACAAACTTTTCAGGATAAAGATCAATCAAATTCAGATGAAAGAAACG gttgaaGAACAAGCTAGTACCACAGAAAGAGTATTTCAAGATAGACAGTATCAAATTGATGCTGCAATTGTTCGAATTATGAAGATGAGAAAGACACTTAGCCACAATCTCCTTGTTTCAGAAGTGTACAACCAGTTGAAATTTCCAGTCAAG
- the CUL4B gene encoding cullin-4B isoform X1 — MSQSPGSLDGSDDEAVPEGSKGEAFSGFSSPNPSAAAAAQEVRSATDGNTSTTPPTSAKKRKLNSSSSSSGSNSSNEREDFDSTSSSSSTPPLQPRDSASPSTSSFSCLGVPVTAPSHVPIQKKLRFEENLEFVGFDAKMAEESSSSSSSSPTAATSQQQQLKNKSILISTVASVHHANGLAKSSTTVSSFANSKPGSAKKLVIKNFKDKPKLPENYTDETWQKLKEAVEAIQNSTSIKYNLEELYQAVENLCSYKISANLYKQLRQICEDHIKAQIHQFREDSLDSVLFLKKIDRCWQNHCRQMIMIRSIFLFLDRTYVLQNSMLPSIWDMGLELFRAHIISDQKVQNKTIDGILLLIERERNGEAIDRSLLRSLLSMLSDLQIYQDSFEQRFLEETNRLYAAEGQKLMQEREVPEYLHHVNKRLEEEADRLITYLDQTTQKSLIATVEKQLLGEHLTAILQKGLNNLLDENRIQDLSLLYQLFSRVRGGVQVLLQQWIEYIKAFGSTIVINPEKDKTMVQELLDFKDKVDHIIDICFLKNEKFINAMKEAFETFINKRPNKPAELIAKYVDSKLRAGNKEATDEELEKMLDKIMIIFRFIYGKDVFEAFYKKDLAKRLLVGKSASVDAEKSMLSKLKHECGAAFTSKLEGMFKDMELSKDIMIQFKQVKYMQNQNVPGNIELTVNILTMGYWPTYVPMEVHLPPEMVKLQEIFKTFYLGKHSGRKLQWQSTLGHCVLKAEFKEGKKELQVSLFQTLVLLMFNEGEEFSLEEIKQATGIEDGELRRTLQSLACGKARVLAKNPKGKDIEDGDKFICNDDFKHKLFRIKINQIQMKETVEEQASTTERVFQDRQYQIDAAIVRIMKMRKTLSHNLLVSEVYNQLKFPVKPADLKKRIESLIDRDYMERDKENPNQYNYIA, encoded by the exons GTTtttcttcccccaatccctcagctgctgctgctgctcaagAGGTCAGATCAGCCACTGATGGTAATACCAGCACCACTCCGCCCACCTCTGCCAAGAAGAGAAagttaaacagcagcagcagcagtagcggcAGTAACAGTAGTAACGAGAGAGAAGACTTTGATTccacctcttcctcctcttccactcctcctttacaacccagggattcGGCATCCCCTTCAACCTCGTCCTTCTCGTGCCTGGGGGTCCCAGTGACTGCTCCCAGCCACGTACCGATACAGAAGAAGCTACGTTTTGAAGAAAACCTGGAGTTTGTAGGGTTTGATGCGAAGATGGCTGAGGAATCCTCGTCCTCGTCCTCATCTTCACCAACTGCTGCAACAtctcagcagcagcaacttaaaaATAAGAGTATATTAATCTCTACTGTGGCTTCGGTGCATCACGCAAATGGCCTGGCCAAATCTTCCACCACCGTCTCTAGCTTTGCTAACAGCAAGCCTGGCTCTGCTAAGAAGTTAGTGATCAAGAACTTTAAAG ATAAGCCTAAATTACCAGAGAACTACACAGATGAAACATGGCAGAAGCTGAAAGAAGCAGTGGAAGCTATCCAGAATAGTACTTCGATTAAGTACAATTTAGAAGAACTCTATCAG GCTGTGGAAAATCTCTGTTCTTACAAGATTTCTGCGAACTTGTACAAACAGCTGAGACAGATTTGTGAAGATCACATCAAAGCACAGATTCATCAGTTCAGAGaa GACTCTTTGGATAGTGTTCTTTTTCTCAAGAAGATTGATAGATGTTGGCAGAACCATTGTAGACAGATG ATCATGATCAGGAGCATTTTTTTGTTTCTGGATAGGACTTATGTTCTTCAGAATTCAATGCTACCATCCATTTG ggaCATGGGACTGGAGTTATTTAGGGCTCATATTATAAGTGATCAGAAAGTCCAGAATAAGACAATTGATGGCATTCTTCTTTTGATTGAGAGGGAGAGGAATGGTGAAGCAATCGATAGAAGTTTACTCCGAAGCCTTCTAAGCATGCTCTCTGATTTGCAA ATTTATCAGGATTCTTTTGAACAACGATTTTTGGAAGAAACTAACCGACTGTACGCAGCTGAAGGCCAAAAATTAATGCAGGAAAGAGAG GTTCCTGAATACCTTCACCATGTTAATAAACGTCTAGAAGAAGAAGCAGACAGACTTATTACTTACTTAGATCAGACCACCCA gaAGTCATTAATTGCTACTGTGGAAAAACAACTTCTAGGAGAACACTTAACAGCGATTCTTCAGAAAG GTTTAAATAACCTCCTTGATGAAAACCGAATTCAAGATTTATCTCTCCTGTATCAGCTCTTCAGTAGAGTTCGAGGTGGCGTTCAGGTTCTCTTACAACAATGGATTGAATACATTAAG gcaTTTGGTAGCACTATTGTAATTAATCCTGAAAAGGATAAAACCATGGTTCAAGAATTGCTGGATTTTAAAGATAAGGTTGACCATATAATTGATATCTGTTTCCTGAAGAATGAAAAATTTATCAATGCTATGAAAGAAGCATTTGAAACATTCATTAACAAAAGACCAAACAAGCCTGCTGAACTTATAG CGAAGTATGTGGATTCAAAGCTTCGTGCAGGCAACAAAGAAGCTACTGATGAAGAACTTGAAAAAATGTTGGATAAGATTATGATTATATTTAGATTTATATATG GTAAGGATGTTTTTGAGGCCTTCTATAAGAAAGATTTAGCCAAGCGCCTTTTAGTTGGGAAAAGTGCATCTGTAGATGCTGAAAAATCAATGCTGTCCAAACTTAAACATG AATGTGGAGCTGCTTTCACCAGCAAACTTGAAGGAATGTTTAAAGACATGGAACTTTCTAAAGACATCATGATTCAGTTCAAACAGGTAAAA TATATGCAGAACCAGAATGTACCTGGGAATATTGAATTAACTGTGAATATCCTGACAATGGGTTACTGGCCAACATATGTGCCTATGGAAGTTCATTTACCACCAGAG ATGGTAAAACTTCAGGAGATTTTCAAGACATTTTACCTTGGCAAACATAGTGGCAGGAAACTTCAATGGCAATCAACTCTAGGGCACTGCGTACTAAAGGCAGAGTTTAAAGAG GGTAAAAAAGAACTCCAGGTCTCTCTTTTTCAAACACTGGTGCTGCTAATGTTTAATGAGGGAGAGGAGTTCAGTTTAGAAGAGATCAAGCAGGCTACTGGAATAG AGGATGGAGAGTTAAGGAGAACATTGCAGTCATTGGCTTGTGGCAAAGCCAGAGTTCTGGCGAAAAATCCAAAGGGTAAAGATATCGAAGATGGTGACAAGTTCATTTGTAATGATGATTTCAAGCACAAACTTTTCAGGATAAAGATCAATCAAATTCAGATGAAAGAAACG gttgaaGAACAAGCTAGTACCACAGAAAGAGTATTTCAAGATAGACAGTATCAAATTGATGCTGCAATTGTTCGAATTATGAAGATGAGAAAGACACTTAGCCACAATCTCCTTGTTTCAGAAGTGTACAACCAGTTGAAATTTCCAGTCAAG